The Osmia bicornis bicornis chromosome 16, iOsmBic2.1, whole genome shotgun sequence genome includes the window TCCGGATGGAACAGCTACCATAGATGATGCCATTCCGCGATCTCCCTTTTCTTTTGAGCGATTATATTCTTGTTCCGAATATCTTTAGTAAATTCGTGTCGAGAAATAATGGAACTTAAGTTTTTCCTTCAACGTTCCGCTCTAACAAACAAGACGATGAATAcctataaaaaagaaaaagttccACAGATTTTTCAGATTACGAAATACGGGAGCCAAAGACATCGCAGCACCGATTGCGATCACGAAACAAAACACTGTTTCACAGTTGACTTctaatgattaattttatagGTGTGCACAAAATAATACCTCGGGTGTTGCAATGCACacagaaaaaattgaattaatctGCAATGTTCGTTATGACAACTGAATTTCCGTTTTGTGTATTCAGTTCTGCACCAACAACTAACTTCgctttttctacttttttttctttctttttttttttttttcttttgtatggGGACAAAAATTATCCTTAATCTATTTGATATCGTACGCGCGTAACTTTATTCGATGTTaatttcctatttttttttttttatttacatttacactGTTTCCATTAACTCTCAAATGCTTACCACTGAATTCGTATTAAATTTCCGTTTTGAACACGATCAACGTTTTGGCTTGCGTATCGAGTGTACTAACAAACATTATTGATCACGCGAATTCCCGATTTCCTTGTAACTGTACACAACGatcgttttaatttcaatcgttATCGATACTTCGATCggaaatatttcaaactttttcaTATGTAGAGCGAAGAAATAAATCATTCGAATCCAGAAGAGTTGACCCCAATGCAGGAGCCCTGCAAACAATTAGTATAATGATGGTGTACTTATAGACCCGTGCATCAGGGCTCAAAAAAACTCCCCCAAATTTCGTCAAGTCGACGACTGCAGCGACATCTTCTAATTATTCGACGAACTATCAAATGTTACCGTTCTGAACTATGAATGGTCACATTGATCTATTTTCTAAATGAAAGATTACAAGATATGACCATTTTTCAAACAACATTTGTATTATCAATGAAACATTTGTTATTTACTACTACAAAATCTATGATTCTGTCATCGAGAACATCTTCAAATAAAAAGATGCAACCAAATGATTTCAGTTCTTTTTTCCATACATTtctataaaattgtttaatatacTCTTTAAACAATTGCGAATCTCTTGTAAATCTTccatatttataattttgtttttctaaaactaatgaaaaatataaaacttgTACCATTCTAGAAAGTTTCATATTACAATTTAGGAATCACTGATTGTGATTTTATGGTGCAATGTTCAAGGGAAACGGTATGTTACGTGCATATCGCATACCAGAATAAaggaattgaaaaaattatcaggttgattaattttttttctatgaaaaaaGCTCTTTGTCAGATATATAAGAAGAAATTGATTGATAAGAAGAAATctgttttctttccttttttcttttgctgTTTCGATTAGTCAGAAGTCGCGGGATTTTGTagataattcaattaatttaattaagcgGAACACTATTTTCCATAGCCTACCTCGTATCCGGCATTGTCGCTACTTTTTGGAACGCACAGTCACATATATTCTTACGTgtaattgaattaatattattatttaattaaataacgcACGACCTAGCTTCGAACAGTTTGCTTTTTCTATTCTATCATCGACTGAGAAATTGATTAAACGACTGAATCCGGTAAGAAAATTTACACTTTCTCTcataatatatatatctataaataaataatacctTAGAGGCAataacttttcattttttgatatAAGAAATTTGATTCATTTAACGTGCTCTACTCTACTTTCAGGAATATGAAATGGCCAGAATTATAGCAaacataattatatatttgtgCTTGGCGTGTAGTATTATTAGTGCTAATGAAGATAACGATAACATAGTTGAAAATGTAAGATCCGAAACGGTATACAAAACACCAGAGGTGCCACTGGTTGAGACTTCTTATTTAGTGGAGACATTTAATGATGaagaaaagtttaaaaatagaTGGGTGTTGTCAGAAGCAAAGAAAGATTCTATAGACGAGGATATAGCTAAATACGATGGTTTGCATTCTATTATTTGGCATATTTATTCATACCTTTAAAGTAGAACTATAATATGTATCGTTTAAACAGGAATCTGGTCTGTAGAAGAGCCCAAAAAACATGCACAGGAGGGCGATCTAGGATTAGTGCTTAAAAGCAAGGCTAGACACGCCGCTATAGCTGCTGAATTATCTGAACCATTTTATCTTAAGGATAAGCCATTAGTTGTACAGTACGAAGTAAACTTTCAAGAAGGTCAAGAATGTGGTGGAGCTTATTTAAAGTTACTCACTTTGGCCCAGGGGCATgaagatttaaaaaagtttcatgATAAAACTCCTTATACTATAATGTTTGGACCTGACAAGTGTGGAAACGATCATAAggtgtataatataaaagcaAATTTCACTCTTACAGAATCATTCAACAAATTGACTAACTCATTGCTTTTATCTAGCTGCATTTCATCTTCCGGCATAAAAATCCTCTGAATGGTTCCATAGAAGAGAAACACTGTAAGAAGCCAAGAGAAAGATTAGAAGATTTCTTCAAAGATAAACAACCTCATTTATACACTTTGATTGTTCGACCAGATAATAGTTTTGAAATCAAAGTTGATAATAAGGTTGTAAATTCTGGCTCTCTATTGGATGACTTTACTCCACCTGTTAATCCACCTTTGGAAATTGAAGATCCTACCGATGTTCAACCCGAAGACTGGGATGATAGAGAAAAGATTGCCGATTTATCAGCTGTTAAACCAGACGACTGGGACGAAGATGCCCCGGCACAAATAGTCGACGAGGATGACGTTATGCCTAAGGGATGGCTCGAAGACGAACCACCCATGATACCTAATCCCGATTCCGTTAAACCCGAAGATTGGGATGTCGAAATGGATGGGGATTGGGAACCTCCTGAGATACCAAATCCAAAATGTGCAGATGTGCCAGGCTGTGGACCGTATAAAcaaaagatgaagaaaaatcCACGATACAAGGGTAGATGGTCGCCGCCCCTGATCAACAACCCTAATTACAAGGGAAAATGGAAGCCTAGACTGATACACAATCCTGATTACTTTAATGATGAACATCCATTCCGGATGATGCCTATtgtaagattttttttttttatacgttGCTTATATCTTCTAAACTCAAGATGTAGTATTAAACGTTTGCATTTTATAGTTTGCTATTGGTTTTGAACTTTGGTCTATGTCCACGGATATTTTCTTTGACAATATTCTTATCACGGACGACGAGGAAGTAGCGGCAAAATGGGCAGAGGAAACATTTGAAGTACGTCGTGCTAGAATTGCGGAAGAGAGCGTaagtaattttctttttctgttcgacgattcattataaaatttatttggaCGTTTGTTTAAGACTGATTTAATAAGCAGTGTGGTGCGACTGGAAGAATTATGATTCATGTTCACTGTACCATATAGGTAACTTTATGGGGTCGCATATTGAAAGCTACAAATTATAAACCAGGCTGGTGGGCGCTATATTTCTTATATTGCGCGATACCAGTCGTATTATATGTTTGGTACCTACTGAAACGACTTCGTGAGGTATATTTGATAGTCATTCAAATATACGAATTGTTTGCATTATTGATACATAAGCGTAACAGTATGATGCTTAAACCAGTAATGCATTTGCATAGACCATTTGCAAATTAGTAGAGTGTTATTAATCATACCATGTACATATTTCTTTGCTATAAATTAAAGCAGTAGTAATACCAGTTACAGTATCAGATTTTACAGGATGTACACACTCAAGAGTGTttcaatatattataaaaggCGCGCAGTGTGAATTGTACAATTGTGGAATTCACATGTAAGTTAacttgtaattttataattattttacatagtGGAGTATATGGCGTCAGATTGGCACATTTACCGCGGAACATCCTTGGATATGGGCTGTATATATAATAGCTGCTGGTTTACCTATTCTGCTAGTAATATATTGTTGCTGCTTTGCTTCTCAGGTATAATAAATCACAAAcccttattttttttttttttttttacgtgaagaataataatcaaacacgtacagtatttttaattcaatgaTTTGTAGTTATATTTTAAACTGACTAAACGAGTGGCAAATATTAAACCTATATCTtgcttaatttttatttatgaatttctGACTTATTAAAGGTACTTAAGATTTTAAGTATCATTATAAGAATTATTTAACTGGCTTTTTAGGACAAATATGACTTAAAGGATGAAGATAAGCAACCTTTAGAGGTGAATGAAGAAACTGAATCCAAAcaagaagaaaacgaaaattCACCTCCTATTAAAGAAccagaaggagaagaagaaggaggaggagaagaagaaggaggaggagaaggagaagaagaagggaagcagaatgaaattgaagaaatgaTTGAAAGTGAAGAAAATGTTAGTAAAATTCTTATGTATCAATGCAATACATTTTGACGAttcgtttaaataattaatttgctTCTATCTTAGGATAAGCCAGCAGTGGGCGGTGATGGACCACGACGAAGAAAACCGAATAAAGAATAGAGTTTATTAAacttaaatgaaagaaattcatattactgatatttatgtaaaattcaCATTCCACTTAACACTTGCCATTGTGGACATTAGGATTTTTCAGTGTTAATTACACGCAATATGATCACCAGGAACCAGACTTTTTAATAGGTATCTGGTTCTGAAACATAAGTTTTCATTACATCATAGCTTGATGCAAATGATTTCACGTCGAGCATGTTTCTTACGTATGAATGAAATACTTACACAAAAATTTGTAAGAATGATGTTCAGTGTAACTGTTTATGCCTTAATAATATGTAGCAacataattttgttaattgtatattaaaaaCGAATAATAGAATAAGTTTCTTCACAATTTCTATACAACAAACGAATGATCGTGTGTTTAAACTTCCGTGAATCATGTCACGTGGTATTTTAAACACATTATCTATACGAAACTTATGATATTTAGTTAATGTTTTATTaggtatttattataatattattcagtgTAATAGActttcttaaatgtttcattcTTTTGCCACTATGTTAATAAAGTGTACGATGTGAATGAAATACTTTTATGTAGTATACAAagttgtattatttataaatgttaagtttgaaattgtttaaaaagtaattaaattaatactTTACGAAgaccttttcttctttcatagCAAACTCATTTTTGTTTGTTTAGTGTACGGAACTAACGTTACAGAAttataattcatatttttctaaaatcacAATTATATTAACTAAAACCAATGTAGGTTTACACGAAAACAAATTActtattgtatataaaaagaattttattttgaaagacTTGGCTTTAATTTCAAAGGAAACGAAcgaattattttacaatataaaataaaagcagtctttttttttttaaaagtgATTGTGCATTTTTTTATAAGAATATCTATTATAATACAATTTGTATTGAACCATTAAAATAAAGtcgtatttttatttgtaatactTTCCTACTTGTATATCcttttcatttaagattgaCATGCCTTTGGTTATTCATTTTCATCAGAGTAAATTTTTTAAGTTCACTAACACTTCTTGAACTGTGTCTTAATGATACATTATCTAATCGTTATACgtcatatgtatgtatacatcTTAGGTACAGATCACAAAGTTAGATAAACATCGGAAGGAATTAACTTAGGGACTAGCAGAAGGAATACTGGAATTTTGTATACATGACTTACAAGTAGGTACTGCACGTTGTGAAAAGTGTCCAGCTAGAACAGTATGCGCACCCATACATCGTGTACACAGCACTTCTCCGCACGACCAACAGTGATgctaaaaaaatgtttccttcaatttttcaaagcaTAGTTATGCTACATTTAATCTTACCTTTCTATTAAATGCGTCAAACGTGGTAGAACATGTGCACTCCTCTATATTTCGTAATAATTTCCAATCTAAAGAAACCGTCTTCAGTTCATTTTCTAATTgagcaatttttaatttggaTTTCGTCTTTTCCTCGTGATTTGCTGTATTTTCTATGATCGTATCAGATAACGGATCCTTAGtaaatttattatcaaatttcatttttccttgTATGCCTTTCTTTTGAAcgttatttaaattcattattgaatttaaagaACTAACTCTCTACAATGGTTACAAATAATATTAGGAACCAGTTAAGTTATTGATTAAGTTATATCTTCACCTTTAGAAGAAGCTTGACGTGATCTTCTAAGCAACTAGTATGATCGTGCATTACTAAGAGAAAGTCTTCGTATGTTTCTCTCGGATGAATACCATTTTCAAATCTAAAATACATCCCTCGCCACaaactataaaattatattactagttaatttgcaattttttactACATGAAAATGatagtataaaaaatatatattacgcGATGCTGTGCGGTGCCAATTTAGGTTGAAGTACAAAATTAGATTCTTTATTAAAACGATTGCATTTATAAAGCGGGTTTATATATTCATGCATATTGTTTGCTAGATATCCCCATAGAGAATATGTTCTCTCTGATACTCTGAAAGAAttgtaaataaacaaaataataccTTTTCATGAATCATGTAAAACCGTTTAAATCATTATAACAGTACCTAAAAAGGTGCCTTTCTTTTTCAGAATTTCCTATAAAAGTACCATGCTGACAGCTGTGTACATGATCATGAAGggtcaataaaaaaaattcattaaattggAATTTGTGTGGATACTGTTGTAATAATTGGTACGTTGCATCGATAAACTGCGTAAATATTGGCGCTAACTCTTTACTATCACAGTTGATATGACCACAACGGTCGCTAAATTTATGTCCAAACGATAGCCAGTCTTTTTCTATCAATGCCTAAAATATCAATATACGTTTAACAAGAAATACAAGCTTCGTAGAAAGTTAAAACATTTAGAACACTAATCAACTTCTTACTTGGAAACCTTGAATCGTTCTATAAAATGGATCCAACAACAATGCGCTCAATGAACATACTTGGGCAGTGCGATCCCATCCATCGCTACAATGAACTACAACACTGACGCCATTTGAAACCGCTCTAGCAATAAACCAAGCAGTTTCCAATATGGATCGTATGTGTTTTAACCATCCACTACTTTCCAATCCGCTTAAAAACGCAGACATCGTTGTCGTCCTTTGTACTAAATAAAAGTTGTTAcatttaaatgataattttaggCATAATATTAAAGACAACAAAATACGTACATTCTATCAGCTTATTTAAGCTGGTTCTCATTACATGTATGTTTTCAATACCAAAGAAATGAAACTTTATATTGTCATAAaagttttcattttcatatcCTTTCCCTGCTGCCCTGTTGGCAAAGGCATTGATCTAAATGAACAACATTGAGGATTAATTTTTAGTCtgttttatatgtatatacataatatatgaAAAACAGTTTGATCAAATTAATGATGAACTAACAAAATACTTAacaaaattagttacaaaaataCCTTGGATGATGTTTATAAACTTACGCGCGGTCGTGTATCCACAACATACATATACTTTGAATTAAGGTTTGTacgtaaaatattatacatcaTTTGTTCATCCTCAGGACACCTTGCACTGAATCCTGATAAAGGTTGACTGCAACGACAAATGGCAGCCtgcaaaatatttaattcataaaCACATATGCTTCTAAACTTgccttttaatatttatacctTGTTAGAGTGCAAGTATGTTAAAACTGGTAATCTTCCTCTACTTCTAAACTTTGCACTGCCTATTAAAGTGCTATTAGCACACGTGCTAGgtacatataaatattttggaTAAGTGTCACAAAGCtgaaaatatgattattattgttataaaCTTTAAACACATTTATAAATCTTATAataatcattattatattatgtacTTCATAATTTGTGTTTAAGTATGTCAAAGACCATTCATCATTTGGGACTCCCTGCCTTTGAAATTCACTTtgtacattaaaaaaattccatCCTGCATGCTGTGGTAAAGTATCTTTACTTGCttgataattaaaacaataaagGTCCTCTATATTTGCTAGAAACCCAATATAAGTAGAATGTTAAACATACCAATTATTCAAAATCAATGAATCTGTGCATTTACCTGGACAAGATAATTTTGATAATGTAAGATATATGTCATGGCAATCTCTTTCTTTTGGAATAACAAatgttacaataaaaaaatgtttacatttaatacaCAACGGAGAACCTGTTGTAGTTAATGGTTGTTTTTCTATGTTTGAAATATGCGTATATAAAACCTGAAATATAGAATATGTTAATATCTGATATAATTTACATCACAACTTGTAATGCTATGCTATAGTTGTCTCTTATTCTTACccaaatttttttctttccactTTGTTCGGTGAATATAAGATGCGTTACAGTTAAATAGAGAGTACCAATAGAATGATTATTACTGTACTTGTCTAATATTCTTACATTTTCCacctaaaattagaaatatttaagTAACAGTGACAGGTAGCATAACCCAACACAGTTATTTATGTTTCATACTCTtctgaatga containing:
- the LOC114880050 gene encoding calnexin-like isoform X1, with the protein product MARIIANIIIYLCLACSIISANEDNDNIVENVRSETVYKTPEVPLVETSYLVETFNDEEKFKNRWVLSEAKKDSIDEDIAKYDGIWSVEEPKKHAQEGDLGLVLKSKARHAAIAAELSEPFYLKDKPLVVQYEVNFQEGQECGGAYLKLLTLAQGHEDLKKFHDKTPYTIMFGPDKCGNDHKLHFIFRHKNPLNGSIEEKHCKKPRERLEDFFKDKQPHLYTLIVRPDNSFEIKVDNKVVNSGSLLDDFTPPVNPPLEIEDPTDVQPEDWDDREKIADLSAVKPDDWDEDAPAQIVDEDDVMPKGWLEDEPPMIPNPDSVKPEDWDVEMDGDWEPPEIPNPKCADVPGCGPYKQKMKKNPRYKGRWSPPLINNPNYKGKWKPRLIHNPDYFNDEHPFRMMPIFAIGFELWSMSTDIFFDNILITDDEEVAAKWAEETFEVRRARIAEESVTLWGRILKATNYKPGWWALYFLYCAIPVVLYVWYLLKRLREDKYDLKDEDKQPLEVNEETESKQEENENSPPIKEPEGEEEGGGEEEGGGEGEEEGKQNEIEEMIESEENDKPAVGGDGPRRRKPNKE
- the LOC114880050 gene encoding calnexin-like isoform X3; translation: MARIIANIIIYLCLACSIISANEDNDNIVENVRSETVYKTPEVPLVETSYLVETFNDEEKFKNRWVLSEAKKDSIDEDIAKYDGIWSVEEPKKHAQEGDLGLVLKSKARHAAIAAELSEPFYLKDKPLVVQYEVNFQEGQECGGAYLKLLTLAQGHEDLKKFHDKTPYTIMFGPDKCGNDHKLHFIFRHKNPLNGSIEEKHCKKPRERLEDFFKDKQPHLYTLIVRPDNSFEIKVDNKVVNSGSLLDDFTPPVNPPLEIEDPTDVQPEDWDDREKIADLSAVKPDDWDEDAPAQIVDEDDVMPKGWLEDEPPMIPNPDSVKPEDWDVEMDGDWEPPEIPNPKCADVPGCGPYKQKMKKNPRYKGRWSPPLINNPNYKGKWKPRLIHNPDYFNDEHPFRMMPIFAIGFELWSMSTDIFFDNILITDDEEVAAKWAEETFEVRRARIAEESDKYDLKDEDKQPLEVNEETESKQEENENSPPIKEPEGEEEGGGEEEGGGEGEEEGKQNEIEEMIESEENDKPAVGGDGPRRRKPNKE
- the LOC114880050 gene encoding calnexin-like isoform X2, encoding MARIIANIIIYLCLACSIISANEDNDNIVENVRSETVYKTPEVPLVETSYLVETFNDEEKFKNRWVLSEAKKDSIDEDIAKYDGIWSVEEPKKHAQEGDLGLVLKSKARHAAIAAELSEPFYLKDKPLVVQYEVNFQEGQECGGAYLKLLTLAQGHEDLKKFHDKTPYTIMFGPDKCGNDHKLHFIFRHKNPLNGSIEEKHCKKPRERLEDFFKDKQPHLYTLIVRPDNSFEIKVDNKVVNSGSLLDDFTPPVNPPLEIEDPTDVQPEDWDDREKIADLSAVKPDDWDEDAPAQIVDEDDVMPKGWLEDEPPMIPNPDSVKPEDWDVEMDGDWEPPEIPNPKCADVPGCGPYKQKMKKNPRYKGRWSPPLINNPNYKGKWKPRLIHNPDYFNDEHPFRMMPIFAIGFELWSMSTDIFFDNILITDDEEVAAKWAEETFEVRRARIAEESWSIWRQIGTFTAEHPWIWAVYIIAAGLPILLVIYCCCFASQDKYDLKDEDKQPLEVNEETESKQEENENSPPIKEPEGEEEGGGEEEGGGEGEEEGKQNEIEEMIESEENDKPAVGGDGPRRRKPNKE
- the LOC114880049 gene encoding myotubularin-related protein 6, which gives rise to MDQIKIPKVENVRILDKYSNNHSIGTLYLTVTHLIFTEQSGKKKIWVLYTHISNIEKQPLTTTGSPLCIKCKHFFIVTFVIPKERDCHDIYLTLSKLSCPANIEDLYCFNYQASKDTLPQHAGWNFFNVQSEFQRQGVPNDEWSLTYLNTNYELCDTYPKYLYVPSTCANSTLIGSAKFRSRGRLPVLTYLHSNKAAICRCSQPLSGFSARCPEDEQMMYNILRTNLNSKYMYVVDTRPRINAFANRAAGKGYENENFYDNIKFHFFGIENIHVMRTSLNKLIELQRTTTMSAFLSGLESSGWLKHIRSILETAWFIARAVSNGVSVVVHCSDGWDRTAQVCSLSALLLDPFYRTIQGFQALIEKDWLSFGHKFSDRCGHINCDSKELAPIFTQFIDATYQLLQQYPHKFQFNEFFLLTLHDHVHSCQHGTFIGNSEKERHLFRVSERTYSLWGYLANNMHEYINPLYKCNRFNKESNFVLQPKLAPHSIALWRGMYFRFENGIHPRETYEDFLLVMHDHTSCLEDHVKLLLKRVSSLNSIMNLNNVQKKGIQGKMKFDNKFTKDPLSDTIIENTANHEEKTKSKLKIAQLENELKTVSLDWKLLRNIEECTCSTTFDAFNRKHHCWSCGEVLCTRCMGAHTVLAGHFSQRAVPTCKSCIQNSSIPSASP